One window of the Granulicella arctica genome contains the following:
- a CDS encoding GMC family oxidoreductase, with protein sequence MNLDQSKRYSTSETVDAVVIGTGAGGAPVLARLAATGLSVVALEAGRLWKDPATEFATDEIDAAKLYWLDERLSAGETPTAFGSNNSGTGVGGSTLHWGAFVPRADPRDLKIRSEFNAGKDWPLTYADLKPYYEEVERFIGVSGPADYPWDLERTYPLGPVPLNAPAQVMQRGFERIGVRTSPAPIAALSRDYRQSEYGERAACVNRGYCHQGCRNGAKASMDVTYLPAAVRNGAEIRPECFVHHIERNSQGQIEAVIYRHRGEDIRQPCRAVFLCAGAIETPRLLLHTGLANSSGQVGRNFMAHVATQVWGTFAEEMRPNKGFPASLITEDMIRPKDADFIGGYLVQSLGVVPVTWATQVARGRELWGKPLVDYIRQYNNVAGIGVNGDCLPSPENRMELSTEIDDSGMPKPIIYFSYGENEKRMSDHAEKVMTKAWHAAGATDIWTFQRSAHTIGTCRMGLDPAASVVNEVGRSHDIPNLWIVDNSVFPSALPANPALTIMALALRSADAFLQQRP encoded by the coding sequence ATGAATCTTGACCAAAGCAAGCGTTACAGCACAAGCGAAACAGTAGACGCCGTGGTGATCGGTACAGGAGCAGGCGGCGCACCTGTACTGGCCCGCCTTGCCGCTACGGGCCTCAGCGTTGTCGCGCTAGAGGCTGGAAGGCTCTGGAAGGATCCCGCCACAGAGTTCGCCACCGACGAGATAGACGCCGCCAAGCTCTACTGGCTGGACGAACGTCTCAGCGCTGGCGAAACTCCTACTGCCTTCGGCTCAAATAACAGTGGCACCGGCGTCGGAGGTTCCACCCTTCACTGGGGAGCCTTTGTGCCGCGAGCCGATCCACGCGACCTGAAGATCCGATCAGAGTTCAACGCGGGAAAAGATTGGCCACTCACTTACGCCGACCTTAAGCCTTACTACGAAGAGGTAGAGCGATTCATTGGCGTCTCAGGACCCGCCGACTACCCTTGGGACTTAGAACGGACCTACCCCCTTGGCCCGGTACCCCTCAATGCACCGGCCCAAGTCATGCAACGAGGTTTTGAGCGCATTGGTGTCCGCACCTCACCTGCTCCGATCGCCGCGCTCAGTCGTGACTACAGGCAGTCGGAGTATGGCGAACGCGCTGCCTGCGTCAACCGCGGGTACTGCCATCAAGGCTGCCGCAACGGCGCCAAGGCCAGCATGGACGTCACCTATCTCCCTGCCGCTGTTCGTAACGGAGCAGAGATCCGCCCTGAGTGCTTTGTCCATCACATCGAACGCAACTCCCAAGGCCAGATCGAAGCGGTCATTTACCGTCACCGAGGCGAAGATATCCGCCAGCCATGTCGCGCCGTCTTCCTCTGCGCTGGAGCGATCGAGACCCCACGCCTCCTACTCCACACCGGCCTCGCCAACTCCAGTGGCCAGGTTGGCCGCAATTTCATGGCACATGTGGCTACGCAAGTGTGGGGAACCTTCGCCGAAGAAATGCGCCCGAACAAAGGCTTCCCCGCCTCGCTCATCACCGAAGACATGATCCGCCCAAAGGATGCAGACTTCATTGGAGGCTATCTCGTCCAAAGCCTCGGTGTCGTTCCCGTAACGTGGGCTACCCAGGTAGCTCGTGGACGTGAACTATGGGGCAAGCCTCTCGTCGACTACATCCGCCAATACAACAACGTGGCCGGTATCGGCGTTAATGGCGATTGCCTGCCAAGTCCCGAGAACCGCATGGAACTCTCCACGGAGATTGACGACTCGGGAATGCCCAAGCCAATCATCTATTTCAGCTATGGAGAAAACGAGAAGCGCATGTCCGATCACGCCGAGAAGGTCATGACGAAGGCTTGGCATGCAGCCGGAGCGACTGACATCTGGACGTTCCAGCGCTCCGCCCACACCATCGGAACCTGTCGCATGGGCTTGGATCCGGCCGCCTCGGTGGTCAACGAGGTAGGCCGCAGTCATGACATTCCAAACCTGTGGATCGTTGATAACTCAGTCTTCCCAAGTGCGCTGCCTGCAAATCCGGCGCTCACCATCATGGCTCTCGCACTCCGCTCAGCGGATGCCTTTCTGCAACAACGTCCATAA
- the cyaY gene encoding iron donor protein CyaY — translation MSTMDEATFRNESDRALESLKQALIKAEDDSGSFEFEDNNGVMNIIFENGSSKFVVTPNTPVRQVWISAQATSFKLEWNEANKAFTLPKTGETLKPLVARLLREHLADPDITLD, via the coding sequence ATGAGCACAATGGATGAAGCCACGTTCCGTAACGAATCTGATCGCGCCCTTGAGTCTTTAAAACAAGCCCTCATCAAGGCTGAGGATGATTCCGGAAGCTTCGAGTTCGAAGATAACAATGGCGTAATGAACATCATCTTCGAGAACGGCTCGAGCAAGTTCGTCGTCACGCCAAACACGCCTGTCCGCCAGGTCTGGATCTCGGCGCAGGCGACCAGCTTCAAACTCGAGTGGAACGAGGCGAACAAAGCCTTCACCCTTCCAAAAACTGGCGAAACCCTCAAACCGCTCGTCGCTCGCCTCCTGCGCGAACATCTCGCCGACCCCGACATCACACTCGACTGA
- a CDS encoding glycosyltransferase family 2 protein — protein MPPLLSVAIITKNEEHNLARTLASVQFADEIIIIDSASTDRTVEIARSFNASVYDEPWQGFAAQKNSAIAKCSGTWILSLDADEELSPELQQQIRTLLPSNPPHDAYFIRRRNLFLGRWMKRGGYYPDPKLRLFRRDAANFSHSPRFAERPVHETIAFDGDAVTLDFDLIHHAYPTLESYLEHMDRYSTLGAQLLVDSGKTSRSLVGFHVNILLVPQLTFIWNYFCRLGFLDGREGLLLHLYHAAYTSWKYAKAWQTVRKSIPA, from the coding sequence ATGCCACCACTGCTATCTGTCGCCATCATCACGAAGAATGAAGAGCACAATTTAGCCCGCACACTTGCCAGCGTGCAATTCGCTGACGAGATCATCATCATCGACTCCGCCTCGACCGACCGCACGGTTGAAATTGCTCGCTCCTTCAATGCCTCCGTCTACGACGAGCCATGGCAGGGCTTCGCGGCGCAGAAGAACTCGGCTATCGCGAAATGCAGCGGTACATGGATCCTGTCTCTCGATGCTGACGAGGAACTCTCGCCCGAACTCCAGCAGCAGATCCGCACCCTGCTTCCCTCAAACCCGCCACACGACGCATACTTCATCCGTCGCCGCAATCTCTTCCTCGGTCGATGGATGAAGCGCGGAGGCTACTATCCTGACCCGAAGCTTCGCCTCTTTCGCCGCGACGCCGCCAACTTCTCTCACTCCCCGCGCTTTGCCGAGCGCCCTGTTCACGAGACCATCGCCTTTGACGGCGACGCTGTAACCCTGGACTTCGATCTCATCCATCACGCCTATCCAACACTCGAGTCCTACCTCGAACACATGGATCGCTACAGTACTCTGGGCGCTCAACTTCTCGTCGACAGTGGCAAGACCAGCCGGTCACTGGTAGGCTTCCACGTCAACATCCTGCTCGTCCCTCAACTCACCTTCATCTGGAACTATTTCTGCCGCCTGGGCTTCCTCGACGGTCGCGAAGGTCTCCTGCTCCATCTCTACCACGCAGCCTACACAAGCTGGAAGTACGCCAAAGCCTGGCAAACCGTCCGCAAATCGATCCCCGCATAG
- a CDS encoding zinc-dependent metalloprotease has product MPSKFLAVFLALAAPATFAQAKPEITPTIAAKITGMKHTDGFLPLDWDAKSGKLYLEIPRLDQDILYTNSLPYGTGSNDLGLDRGQTSQGKIVRFERTGPKVLLVEPNQAFRSSSSDAAERLTIRQSFPESVLWGFKVEAEDPSGSVLIDATDLFLKDVHGVTESLTRLKQGAYKVDPTRSTISLDNTKAFPKNTEVEAILTFTADNTSRHSFVADVTPDPRALTLREHQSFLELPGPGFTPRRFDPRAGYFPTSYRDYSAPLGEPLDQQFIIRHRLIKKDPSCKSACEPVGPIQYYVDNGAPEPIRSALVEGARWWDQAFQAAGWAKGTFRVDVLPAGADPMDVRYNMIQWVHRYTRGWSYGAAITDPRTGEIIKGNVTLGSLRGRQDYLIAEALLSPYKAGPHAGPGPGGPGDPMQNMVLARLRQLSAHETGHTLGLAHNFAASAYSQSASVMDYPHPYITLNKEGIPDLSKAYAVNIGEWDKVAIDYGYRQGNDDLASMDRLLRDSQKRGLIFITDEDARPLGGAHPHAHLWDNGADPAAELDRILTIRTAALKRFGEDAIKPDTPMAQLEDVLVPLYLLHRYQTEAAIKEIGGLDYRYNLRGDGQPNPSIVSPADQKKALAAVLKTLSPETLTLPESLLAILPPLPPGTERTRESFPSETGLTFDPIAAAESSADLTLSVLLDPARASRLVQYHMREPAAPSLRGLLEDLSKAVAERPEGGHTMSSEVERAVETRALEAMLTLAVDPTASSQARAIVRSHIADVLKDITTAVALQDTAEAIHREALIDRINDFNRDPSKFTPAKPIDAPPGMPIGTDEDFD; this is encoded by the coding sequence ATGCCCTCAAAGTTCCTCGCCGTATTTCTGGCCCTCGCTGCCCCAGCCACATTCGCTCAGGCCAAGCCCGAGATCACGCCAACCATCGCCGCGAAGATCACCGGCATGAAGCACACCGACGGCTTTCTTCCGCTCGATTGGGACGCAAAGTCCGGCAAGCTCTACCTTGAAATCCCTCGCCTGGATCAGGACATCCTCTACACCAATTCGCTGCCCTACGGCACTGGCTCGAACGATCTCGGTCTCGACCGCGGGCAAACATCTCAGGGCAAAATCGTCCGCTTCGAGCGCACCGGCCCCAAAGTCCTCCTCGTTGAACCCAATCAGGCCTTTCGCTCTTCATCCTCTGACGCAGCCGAGCGACTTACCATTCGCCAGTCATTCCCCGAATCCGTCCTATGGGGCTTCAAAGTCGAGGCCGAAGACCCGTCAGGCTCAGTCCTCATCGACGCCACCGACCTCTTCTTGAAAGACGTCCACGGCGTCACCGAATCCTTGACCCGCCTCAAACAAGGTGCCTACAAGGTCGATCCCACCCGCTCCACCATCTCCTTGGACAACACAAAAGCATTCCCGAAGAACACCGAAGTCGAAGCTATCCTTACCTTCACCGCCGACAATACCAGTCGCCATAGCTTCGTAGCGGACGTCACTCCCGATCCTCGCGCCCTCACCCTCCGCGAGCATCAATCCTTCCTCGAGCTTCCCGGTCCCGGCTTTACGCCACGCCGCTTCGACCCGCGCGCAGGCTACTTCCCCACCTCGTACCGCGACTACAGCGCCCCCTTAGGGGAGCCGCTCGACCAGCAGTTCATCATCCGTCATCGCCTCATCAAGAAAGATCCTTCCTGCAAGTCGGCCTGCGAACCCGTCGGTCCCATCCAGTACTACGTCGACAACGGAGCTCCAGAGCCCATCCGGTCAGCTCTCGTCGAAGGAGCCCGCTGGTGGGATCAGGCCTTCCAGGCCGCGGGCTGGGCCAAGGGGACCTTCCGCGTCGATGTCCTTCCCGCCGGGGCGGATCCAATGGATGTCCGCTACAACATGATCCAGTGGGTCCACCGCTATACCCGCGGTTGGAGCTACGGCGCAGCAATTACTGATCCCCGGACCGGCGAAATCATCAAGGGCAATGTGACCCTCGGCTCTCTTCGAGGTCGCCAGGACTACCTCATCGCCGAAGCTCTCCTCAGTCCCTACAAAGCTGGACCGCACGCAGGACCCGGACCCGGTGGTCCCGGCGATCCCATGCAAAACATGGTTCTCGCCCGTCTCCGCCAACTCTCCGCTCACGAGACCGGCCACACCCTGGGGCTCGCGCACAACTTCGCAGCAAGTGCCTATTCGCAATCCGCTAGCGTTATGGACTACCCTCACCCCTACATCACTCTCAACAAAGAGGGAATTCCCGACCTATCCAAGGCGTACGCTGTCAACATCGGCGAATGGGATAAGGTCGCTATCGACTATGGCTATCGCCAGGGAAATGATGATCTCGCATCGATGGATCGCCTACTCCGCGACTCACAGAAACGCGGCCTGATCTTCATCACCGACGAAGACGCCCGTCCCTTGGGCGGAGCCCACCCGCACGCCCACCTCTGGGATAACGGCGCGGATCCCGCAGCAGAGCTCGACCGCATCCTGACTATTCGCACCGCCGCCCTCAAGCGCTTCGGCGAAGACGCCATCAAACCCGACACGCCGATGGCCCAACTGGAAGACGTCCTCGTTCCCCTTTATCTCCTCCATCGCTACCAGACTGAAGCCGCGATTAAGGAGATTGGCGGTCTCGACTACCGCTACAACCTTCGTGGCGACGGTCAGCCGAACCCCTCCATAGTCTCTCCGGCAGACCAGAAGAAGGCTCTCGCCGCCGTTCTCAAAACCCTCTCCCCCGAAACCCTCACCCTACCCGAGTCGCTCCTTGCAATACTCCCGCCGCTCCCACCCGGCACGGAGCGGACCCGCGAATCCTTCCCCTCTGAGACCGGCCTTACCTTCGATCCCATAGCTGCTGCCGAAAGCTCCGCAGATCTCACCCTCTCTGTCCTCCTCGATCCAGCCCGCGCTTCACGCCTCGTCCAGTACCACATGCGCGAACCAGCCGCTCCCTCTCTCCGCGGCCTCCTCGAAGACCTTTCCAAAGCCGTAGCCGAACGCCCAGAAGGCGGCCACACAATGTCCTCCGAGGTGGAGAGAGCCGTAGAAACCCGTGCTCTCGAAGCTATGCTTACCCTCGCAGTCGATCCAACCGCATCCAGCCAGGCGCGCGCCATCGTTCGATCCCACATCGCCGACGTCCTGAAAGACATCACCACTGCGGTCGCTTTGCAGGATACCGCCGAGGCCATTCACCGCGAGGCCCTCATCGACCGCATCAACGACTTCAACCGCGATCCATCCAAATTTACCCCGGCCAAGCCCATTGATGCCCCACCGGGCATGCCCATCGGCACCGATGAGGACTTCGACTAG
- a CDS encoding cobalamin B12-binding domain-containing protein produces MPAPPIRVLVAKPGLDGHDRGAKIIARALRDAGMEVIYTGLRQTPEMIVSAAIQEDVDCIGLSILSGAHNVLVPRITALLREQRAEDILIVLGGTIPEQDVAGLKANGISAIFGPGTPLATTINFIRANIKPRGMLSS; encoded by the coding sequence ATGCCTGCGCCACCCATCCGCGTCCTTGTAGCCAAGCCCGGCCTCGATGGCCACGACCGCGGCGCAAAGATCATCGCACGCGCCCTCCGCGACGCAGGCATGGAGGTTATCTACACTGGCCTCCGCCAGACGCCTGAAATGATCGTCTCCGCCGCCATTCAGGAGGACGTCGACTGCATCGGCCTCTCGATCCTCTCGGGAGCCCACAACGTCCTCGTCCCACGCATTACAGCGCTCCTCCGCGAGCAGCGCGCCGAAGACATCCTCATCGTCCTCGGCGGCACCATCCCGGAGCAGGATGTAGCAGGCTTAAAAGCAAACGGCATCTCCGCCATCTTCGGTCCGGGGACACCGCTTGCCACCACCATCAACTTCATCCGCGCCAACATCAAGCCGCGCGGTATGCTGTCCTCGTAA
- a CDS encoding SDR family oxidoreductase → MSEQTKKVALITGANKGIGLETARQLGKLGVTVLLGARDLAKGEAAVLELKEDGVSARAVKLNVDSPADYTVVAKMIEKEFGLLDILINNAGVLIDNRKANETSTTSAELLRKTFDTNFFAVVGLTQALLPLLRKSEAGRIVNLSSILGSNTLHATPGSPVYDAKTFAYDASKAALNSFSIHLAHELKDTKIKVNSAHPGWVKTEMGGEGAMLEIEEGAQTSVELALLPEDGPTGGYFHLGKSLPW, encoded by the coding sequence ATGAGTGAGCAAACGAAGAAGGTCGCGCTAATTACGGGCGCAAACAAAGGAATTGGCCTTGAGACGGCGCGACAGCTTGGAAAGCTGGGCGTCACAGTGCTACTTGGAGCGCGTGATCTTGCAAAAGGCGAGGCTGCCGTATTGGAGTTGAAGGAAGACGGCGTTAGTGCGCGTGCTGTGAAGCTGAATGTCGATTCACCGGCGGACTATACGGTTGTCGCCAAAATGATCGAGAAGGAGTTTGGACTACTCGACATTCTGATCAACAATGCGGGCGTGCTCATCGACAATCGGAAGGCAAATGAGACGAGTACGACGTCTGCTGAGCTTCTCCGCAAGACCTTCGATACGAACTTTTTTGCTGTGGTCGGCCTTACGCAGGCCCTCCTGCCATTGTTGCGAAAGAGTGAGGCTGGGCGGATTGTAAATCTTTCGAGCATCCTTGGATCGAACACGCTGCATGCAACGCCTGGGTCGCCAGTCTATGATGCGAAGACGTTTGCCTATGATGCATCGAAGGCGGCTCTCAACTCGTTCAGCATCCATCTGGCGCATGAGCTGAAAGATACCAAGATCAAGGTGAACTCGGCGCATCCGGGATGGGTGAAGACCGAGATGGGTGGCGAGGGCGCGATGTTGGAGATTGAGGAGGGTGCTCAAACCAGCGTGGAGCTTGCACTGCTGCCTGAGGATGGCCCTACCGGTGGGTACTTCCACCTCGGGAAGTCTCTGCCCTGGTAA
- a CDS encoding acyl-CoA thioesterase, translating into MSETDAKVVEARIRVRYAETDQMGVVYHANYLVWFEVGRVEFIRQMGLSYKEMEAEAGCMIAVVEANARYRAPARYDDELVIETRLTAARSSVIRFGYRVLRSGTLLCEGQTVHVVVNREMKKARLPEKYAERFAAHLI; encoded by the coding sequence ATGAGCGAAACCGATGCAAAGGTAGTAGAAGCGCGGATTCGCGTGCGTTATGCCGAGACGGACCAGATGGGCGTTGTGTATCACGCGAACTACTTAGTCTGGTTCGAGGTTGGCCGGGTTGAGTTCATCCGGCAGATGGGCCTGAGCTACAAGGAGATGGAGGCGGAGGCTGGGTGCATGATTGCTGTCGTTGAGGCAAATGCGCGCTATAGAGCCCCGGCGCGGTACGACGACGAGTTGGTCATTGAAACGCGGCTGACAGCGGCTCGGAGTTCGGTGATTCGCTTCGGTTATCGCGTGCTTCGCTCTGGAACGCTTCTTTGTGAAGGACAGACGGTTCATGTGGTGGTAAATCGCGAGATGAAGAAGGCGCGGTTGCCTGAGAAATATGCGGAGCGTTTTGCGGCCCACCTCATCTGA
- a CDS encoding enoyl-CoA hydratase/isomerase family protein — protein MTDYATILVTERDEVCRITLNRPDRRNAMTPEMQAELIEAMRAAGESACRVVVFTGAGEAFCAGLDLSSLQAMKDKTAEEHREDAERIALLFRTLYELPKPTIAAVHGAAVAGGTGIATLCDFTLAVPAAKFGYTEVRIGFVPAVVSAYLTLQIGDKRARDLLLTGRLFEAEEAQRLGLVTEVVEAEKLMARVQEVATVLKAHSPESLAATKRLLAAQNKLWLDQALDAALTTQAKARGTYDYQEGIAAFLEKRKPIWKS, from the coding sequence ATGACCGACTACGCAACCATCCTTGTGACGGAGAGGGACGAGGTCTGCAGGATCACGCTGAACCGGCCTGACCGGCGGAATGCTATGACACCGGAGATGCAGGCCGAGTTGATCGAGGCGATGCGGGCTGCTGGCGAGAGTGCCTGTCGAGTCGTTGTGTTTACCGGTGCGGGCGAGGCGTTTTGCGCAGGACTTGATCTGAGTTCGCTGCAGGCAATGAAGGACAAGACGGCGGAGGAGCACCGCGAAGATGCTGAGCGGATTGCGTTGCTGTTCCGTACATTGTACGAGTTGCCAAAGCCGACGATCGCCGCGGTACATGGCGCGGCCGTCGCGGGAGGAACCGGGATTGCGACGTTGTGTGACTTCACGTTAGCGGTGCCTGCGGCCAAGTTCGGCTATACCGAGGTACGGATCGGTTTCGTGCCTGCGGTTGTTTCGGCTTACCTGACGCTGCAGATCGGCGACAAGCGGGCGAGGGATCTGCTGTTGACCGGGCGGCTGTTCGAAGCGGAAGAGGCTCAACGGCTTGGGCTGGTGACGGAAGTGGTCGAGGCGGAGAAGCTGATGGCTCGAGTGCAGGAGGTGGCGACGGTACTGAAGGCGCACAGTCCGGAGTCTTTGGCGGCGACGAAGCGACTGCTCGCGGCGCAGAACAAGTTGTGGCTCGACCAGGCGCTTGATGCAGCACTTACAACCCAGGCAAAGGCGCGTGGGACGTATGACTATCAGGAAGGCATTGCGGCCTTTCTCGAAAAACGAAAGCCAATCTGGAAGTCTTAG
- a CDS encoding hydroxymethylglutaryl-CoA lyase codes for MSQVVTIVECPRDAWQGLPKSMPAEVKADYLRTLVAAGFKHIDAVSFVSRTAVPQMADAELVLEYLDPPDDVEIIGIVVNGKGAERAVKSGAVQTLGFPYSISETFLKRNQNQTAEESIEALEEIGTLAYKGGLEVVAYLSMAFGNPYGEAWEIDEVVAACDLLVDSGVTQISLADTVGLATPKQVRDVLSDVMAVHDGIEFGVHLHARPDDAAAKVRAAYEAGCRRFDAALGGLGGCPFAQDALVGNLATELLLAELKALGAELPELRPLDGLLHASHEIERKYGVRVQ; via the coding sequence TTGAGCCAAGTCGTAACCATTGTTGAGTGTCCGCGCGATGCGTGGCAGGGATTGCCGAAGTCGATGCCGGCAGAGGTAAAGGCGGACTATTTACGAACGCTGGTAGCGGCTGGATTCAAGCATATCGATGCGGTGAGTTTTGTCTCACGAACGGCGGTGCCTCAGATGGCAGATGCGGAGCTGGTGCTCGAATACCTTGATCCGCCGGACGATGTGGAGATTATCGGAATTGTTGTGAATGGTAAGGGCGCTGAGCGTGCGGTGAAGTCCGGGGCGGTGCAGACGCTGGGGTTTCCATACTCGATCTCGGAGACGTTTCTAAAGCGAAACCAGAACCAGACGGCTGAGGAGTCGATCGAGGCGCTAGAGGAAATTGGGACGCTGGCGTATAAAGGCGGCCTCGAGGTGGTGGCGTATCTGTCGATGGCGTTTGGCAATCCTTATGGAGAAGCGTGGGAGATTGATGAGGTGGTGGCGGCTTGCGACTTGTTGGTGGACTCCGGGGTGACGCAGATCTCACTCGCAGATACGGTTGGGCTTGCTACCCCTAAGCAGGTGCGCGATGTGCTGTCGGATGTGATGGCGGTGCATGACGGGATTGAGTTTGGCGTCCATCTGCATGCGCGACCGGACGATGCGGCGGCGAAGGTGCGGGCGGCGTACGAGGCGGGTTGCCGGCGGTTTGATGCGGCGTTGGGCGGTTTGGGCGGCTGTCCCTTTGCTCAGGATGCGCTGGTGGGCAACCTGGCAACGGAGTTGCTACTGGCGGAGTTGAAGGCGCTTGGAGCTGAGTTGCCGGAGCTTCGGCCACTGGACGGGCTGCTTCATGCGAGCCACGAGATCGAGCGGAAGTATGGAGTACGGGTGCAATGA
- a CDS encoding lactonase family protein — protein sequence MTLISRRSALSLLAASPAALRAFAKAPAAPVARLYVGTYTEPVGASPGAKGIYTCSWDAATGILGAFEVVATTPNPTFLAVSPKQPGHLYAVNELGNNQIGTVSTFTAKPGTTQLTPLNVVSSAGKGPCHLAIDHTGRALFVANYGGGIVSSFKITPQGLSEAVSVFPFSGHGSDPDRQSAPHTHCVLLSPDNRYLLVNDLGLDRIMVYHVDPATAVLTPAAKPYYEATPGSGPRHATFHPQGRWLYSTNELNSTVDLIDWNPADGTLTHKATVSSLPPSAIGQKNAPAEIAIDPTGKFLYVSNRFHDSIGVFAIDPKAGTLSPVQDMNCGGKTPRHFTLDPTGRWVIVANQDSRNIVVFERNHSTGELTATGRSYDLNAPVCIVFA from the coding sequence ATGACCTTGATCTCACGACGCTCAGCGCTCTCCCTGCTTGCCGCATCACCCGCAGCCCTGCGTGCCTTTGCCAAAGCGCCCGCCGCCCCTGTCGCCCGGCTGTATGTCGGAACCTACACCGAGCCGGTCGGCGCATCTCCAGGCGCGAAGGGTATCTACACCTGCTCGTGGGATGCAGCTACCGGCATACTTGGTGCGTTTGAAGTTGTAGCGACCACACCAAACCCGACCTTTCTGGCAGTTTCGCCAAAGCAGCCCGGCCATCTTTACGCAGTCAATGAGCTCGGCAACAACCAGATCGGCACCGTCTCCACCTTCACCGCCAAACCCGGTACGACGCAGCTTACCCCGCTGAATGTAGTCAGTTCCGCTGGCAAAGGCCCCTGCCACCTCGCCATCGATCACACCGGCCGAGCGCTCTTTGTAGCGAACTACGGCGGCGGCATCGTCTCATCCTTCAAGATCACCCCGCAAGGTCTCAGCGAAGCAGTCTCCGTCTTTCCCTTCAGCGGTCACGGCAGCGATCCTGACCGCCAATCCGCACCGCACACCCACTGCGTCCTGCTCTCGCCCGATAACCGCTACCTGCTCGTCAACGATCTCGGCCTCGACCGCATCATGGTCTACCACGTCGACCCGGCCACCGCAGTCCTCACCCCAGCCGCGAAGCCCTACTACGAAGCCACGCCTGGCTCCGGGCCGCGCCACGCGACATTTCATCCCCAGGGTCGCTGGCTCTACTCCACGAACGAACTCAATTCCACCGTCGATCTCATCGACTGGAACCCCGCAGACGGCACGCTGACGCATAAGGCCACTGTCTCTTCGCTACCGCCATCAGCAATCGGACAGAAGAACGCCCCCGCCGAGATCGCCATCGACCCCACCGGTAAGTTCCTCTACGTCTCCAACCGATTCCACGACAGCATCGGCGTCTTTGCCATCGATCCGAAGGCAGGGACCCTGTCGCCCGTCCAGGACATGAACTGCGGCGGCAAGACGCCTCGCCACTTCACCCTCGACCCCACAGGCCGATGGGTCATCGTCGCCAACCAGGACAGCCGCAACATCGTCGTCTTCGAGCGCAATCACTCCACCGGCGAACTCACCGCGACCGGCAGAAGCTACGACCTCAACGCCCCTGTCTGCATCGTCTTCGCCTGA
- the mak gene encoding fructokinase has product MRIGVDVGGTKIEALAMDSAGQELIRHRVETPRNYEGTIAAIVGLVERLELETGLHGSVGVGIPGTVESSTGLVKNANSIWLNGLPFDRDLSVALGREARVANDANCLVVSEATDGAAAGVEVVFGVILGTGCGGGVAIHGRVHAGRGGVGGEWGHNPLPWPDADEFPGPQCYCGRRGCLETWISGTGLMADYERHTGTLLKGAEIVTASEAGDKEALTALERLENRIARGLATMINVLDPDAIVFGGGVSRIDRIYANVSRQLPDYVFGGRCDTPLLKAIHGDSSGVRGAAWLWPRNSAGE; this is encoded by the coding sequence ATGCGCATTGGTGTCGATGTAGGCGGCACGAAGATTGAGGCCTTGGCGATGGATAGTGCCGGGCAGGAGTTGATACGGCACCGCGTCGAGACGCCGCGTAACTACGAAGGAACGATCGCTGCGATCGTCGGCCTGGTGGAGCGGCTGGAGTTGGAGACCGGGCTGCACGGCAGCGTTGGAGTCGGAATTCCCGGAACTGTGGAGAGTTCTACCGGTCTGGTAAAGAATGCAAATTCGATCTGGCTGAATGGGCTACCGTTTGACCGAGACCTGAGTGTGGCCCTTGGGCGTGAGGCTCGTGTCGCCAATGATGCGAATTGCCTTGTGGTTTCTGAGGCTACGGACGGTGCGGCAGCAGGAGTGGAAGTTGTGTTCGGCGTCATCCTCGGTACGGGGTGCGGCGGCGGTGTTGCGATTCATGGCCGTGTGCATGCCGGTCGTGGTGGTGTCGGTGGGGAGTGGGGACATAATCCTCTGCCTTGGCCGGATGCTGATGAATTTCCCGGGCCGCAGTGCTATTGCGGTCGGCGGGGCTGCCTGGAGACGTGGATCTCCGGTACTGGGCTGATGGCAGACTACGAGCGTCATACGGGAACGCTGCTAAAGGGCGCGGAAATCGTGACCGCCAGCGAGGCTGGCGATAAAGAGGCGCTTACTGCGTTGGAGCGGCTAGAAAATCGCATCGCGCGTGGGCTGGCTACGATGATCAACGTGCTTGATCCAGACGCCATTGTGTTCGGTGGCGGGGTATCGCGGATTGATCGGATCTACGCCAATGTGAGCCGTCAGCTCCCGGACTATGTCTTCGGTGGCCGATGCGATACGCCGTTGCTGAAAGCGATCCATGGCGATTCGAGCGGTGTGCGCGGAGCTGCATGGCTCTGGCCACGCAACTCGGCAGGGGAGTAG